In Nicotiana tabacum cultivar K326 chromosome 2, ASM71507v2, whole genome shotgun sequence, the following proteins share a genomic window:
- the LOC107803303 gene encoding F-box/kelch-repeat protein SKIP11-like, whose protein sequence is MLEDQSCLVSKDRQRESNWVACMNGKEPLVNYQECELVKCKLPNKSDAFNRVEVALSLGNSSASPNEQAGNKCHAGDNFDSSSLIHAIGRDNSIGCLIHCSRSDYGAIASLNRSFRSLIRSGELYKLRRENGVVEHWVYFSCQLVEWEAFDPSRGRWMHLPAMTPDECFVLADKESLAVGTELLVFGKEIFSLVIYRYSLLTNTWSSGMRMNVPRCLFGSASIGEIGILAGGCDSRGNILSSAELYNSESGTWKTLPSMNKPRKMCSGVFMDGKFYVIGGIGGAESKRLTCGEEYDLEKGTWREIPNMSPVQANAARNDMPATSDAPPLVAVVHNELYAADYADMEVRKYDKQNKAWVTIGRLPERAASMYGWGLAFRACGNRLIVIGGPKGGAEYIEVNSWVPSEGPIQWDLLG, encoded by the coding sequence ATGTTAGAAGATCAgtcttgtttggtttcaaaagaTCGTCAGAGAGAAAGTAACTGGGTGGCTTGCATGAATGGCAAAGAGCCATTGGTAAATTATCAGGAGTGTGAACTTGTGAAATGCAAGTTGCCAAATAAGTCTGATGCTTTCAACAGAGTGGAAGTCGCTCTATCTTTGGGCAACTCTTCAGCATCCCCGAACGAGCAAGCTGGCAATAAATGTCATGCTGGGGATAATTTTGATTCGAGCTCTCTTATTCATGCCATTGGCCGTGACAATTCCATCGGTTGTCTCATTCATTGCTCTCGGTCGGATTATGGCGCCATAGCATCTTTGAATCGTAGCTTTCGCTCATTGATTAGGAGCGGAGAACTTTACAAATTGCGGCGGGAAAATGGTGTGGTTGAGCATTGGGTTTATTTCTCCTGCCAACTGGTTGAATGGGAAGCTTTTGATCCTAGTCGCGGTCGTTGGATGCATCTGCCAGCTATGACTCCTGATGAGTGTTTCGTGTTGGCTGACAAGGAGTCGTTGGCAGTTGGCACAGAGCTGCTTGTGTTTGGAAAGGAGATCTTTTCTCTTGTCATTTATCGTTACAGTTTATTGACAAACACGTGGTCATCTGGGATGCGGATGAATGTACCGAGATGTTTGTTTGGTTCTGCCAGCATTGGGGAGATTGGCATTCTAGCTGGTGGCTGTGACTCACGAGGCAATATTCTTAGCTCAGCTGAACTTTACAATTCGGAGTCAGGAACGTGGAAGACTTTACCAAGCATGAACAAGCCACGTAAGATGTGTTCAGGGGTATTCATGGATGGAAAATTTTATGTGATAGGAGGAATTGGAGGAGCCGAATCGAAGCGGTTGACTTGTGGGGAGGAGTATGATCTGGAAAAAGGAACGTGGCGTGAAATCCCAAACATGTCTCCGGTGCAAGCTAACGCTGCTAGGAATGATATGCCTGCTACATCTGATGCACCTCCTTTGGTGGCAGTTGTACACAATGAGCTGTACGCGGCTGATTATGCTGACATGGAGGTGAGGAAGTATGACAAGCAAAATAAAGCGTGGGTTACCATAGGACGGCTGCCCGAAAGAGCAGCTTCCATGTATGGTTGGGGTTTGGCTTTTCGAGCATGTGGTAACAGGCTAATTGTAATTGGTGGACCCAAGGGAGGTGCAGAATATATCGAAGTGAATTCATGGGTTCCAAGTGAAGGGCCGATACAATGGGACTTGCTTGGCTGA